One window from the genome of Natrialba magadii ATCC 43099 encodes:
- a CDS encoding SHOCT domain-containing protein yields MELPAWFRDLPPGTTVLIALFAVFVGLTALSMVLGIVFAGIALGLEFGSLTLGILTALFGLAIVVVPFIAALKVLSNGGNDVDSTDEESDPVEALRAQYVAGELDEETFEQRLTALLDDHGRDGEPDKTSAIATDEERSLLEDHD; encoded by the coding sequence ATGGAACTCCCTGCCTGGTTTCGCGACCTGCCGCCGGGGACAACGGTTCTGATAGCTCTGTTCGCAGTGTTCGTTGGTTTGACAGCGCTGTCGATGGTTCTCGGAATCGTCTTTGCAGGGATCGCGCTGGGACTCGAGTTCGGTAGTCTGACGCTGGGCATCCTCACTGCCCTCTTTGGATTGGCTATCGTCGTCGTTCCGTTCATCGCGGCTCTCAAGGTGCTCTCGAACGGCGGCAACGACGTGGACAGTACCGACGAGGAGTCAGACCCGGTCGAGGCGCTCCGGGCGCAGTACGTCGCCGGTGAACTCGACGAGGAAACGTTCGAACAACGGCTTACTGCCTTGCTCGACGATCATGGCCGCGACGGTGAACCCGACAAGACATCGGCCATCGCCACCGATGAGGAGCGATCGCTTCTCGAGGACCACGACTAA
- a CDS encoding bacteriorhodopsin: MKLNGVQDIVLQTPETQREIFEFVFEDTLLALSFVANIALAGLTILFIVAMARGVTDPRTKLIVVATMLISIVSISSYTGLTSGLTLRFIEMPAGHPLAGEEVLTMWGRYLTWTFSTPFILLVLGMIAGSNLTKILTTCAMTIAMCVTGLAAALTTSSYLMRWWWFVLSSTFFLVIVYVILVDWTREAERTGTSDLFTKLKILTVVGWFGYPILWALGVEGFALLEVWMTSWGYSVLDVITKYIVTVLIVLYVIDEPETITADADYGSTLKGVGAPADD, translated from the coding sequence ATGAAACTGAACGGAGTACAGGACATCGTCCTGCAAACACCGGAAACCCAGCGAGAAATTTTCGAGTTCGTGTTCGAAGATACCCTGCTCGCACTCTCGTTCGTGGCGAACATCGCCCTCGCAGGCCTGACGATCCTCTTTATCGTCGCGATGGCCAGAGGGGTGACCGACCCACGAACGAAACTGATCGTCGTCGCGACCATGTTGATCTCGATCGTCTCGATCTCGAGTTACACCGGGCTCACGTCGGGTCTGACGTTGAGATTCATCGAGATGCCCGCGGGCCACCCGCTCGCAGGTGAGGAGGTCCTCACGATGTGGGGCCGGTACCTCACCTGGACGTTCTCCACGCCGTTCATCCTGCTCGTGCTCGGGATGATCGCTGGCTCGAACCTGACGAAAATACTGACAACCTGCGCGATGACGATTGCGATGTGTGTTACCGGTCTGGCGGCCGCGCTGACCACCTCCTCGTACCTCATGCGCTGGTGGTGGTTCGTGCTCAGTTCGACGTTCTTCCTGGTGATCGTCTACGTTATCCTGGTCGACTGGACCCGCGAAGCCGAACGGACCGGCACCTCGGACCTGTTCACGAAGCTAAAGATCCTCACCGTCGTCGGCTGGTTCGGCTACCCGATCCTGTGGGCGCTCGGCGTCGAGGGCTTCGCCCTGCTCGAGGTGTGGATGACCTCCTGGGGCTACAGCGTGCTGGACGTCATCACCAAATACATCGTCACCGTGCTGATCGTACTGTACGTCATCGACGAACCGGAGACGATCACCGCCGACGCAGACTACGGGTCGACGCTGAAAGGCGTCGGTGCGCCCGCGGACGACTGA
- a CDS encoding AMP-binding protein has translation MTANTSLDDVDEIVHEPSQEFVDETNVAEFMQTYGIGGYEELIERTTTDIAGEPDSGVDWFWDEIVDYLDIEFYEDYETVRDDGDGPQFTDWYPGGELNVAHNVVDRHAAVDEERRNKVATIWEGEDGNVREVTYHELRRQSNQVANALEQRGIETGDTVGLYMPMVPEVVSILYGCFKVGAIAVPIFSGFGVDAAATRIADSECSVLFTGDGFYRRGDPVYLKGAADDAIEEAGYVEDTIVFDRLGASDDTSEHEIPWDDVRDQWWADAVDPQSDDYETKSVPSGQESMLLYSSGTTGKPKGIVHTHAGVQVQCAKEVYFGMDLKPSDRFFWVSDIGWMMGPWTLIGTHTFGGTVFMYEGAPDHPEPDRFWEMIDRHKLTQFGISPTAIRALRKHGDEWLEGHDLSSLRILGSTGEPWDPESWRWFYEHVGGGDCPIINISGGTEICGCFLMPMPTESLKPCTLGGPGIGMDIDIVDSSGESVKDDHERGFLVARDSCPSMTKSLWSGDERYLNEYWSTFEEPPMWDHGDWAQQDEDGFWFLHGRADDALNVAGRKVGPAEVEGALIDHDAVNQAAAIGAPDDTTGTAVVTYVILEDSVDETDDLREALRGQVGEELGKPFRPREILFVDEFPKTQSGKIIRRAIEATYTGEDLGDMSSIENPAALEELEDAR, from the coding sequence ATGACAGCGAACACGAGTCTCGACGACGTCGACGAAATCGTCCACGAACCCAGCCAGGAGTTCGTCGACGAGACGAACGTCGCCGAGTTCATGCAGACCTACGGGATCGGTGGGTACGAGGAGCTAATCGAACGAACGACGACCGATATTGCGGGAGAGCCAGACAGCGGCGTCGACTGGTTCTGGGACGAGATCGTCGACTACCTGGATATCGAGTTCTACGAAGACTACGAGACGGTCCGAGATGACGGCGATGGACCGCAGTTCACCGACTGGTACCCCGGCGGCGAACTCAACGTGGCACACAACGTGGTCGATCGCCACGCCGCTGTCGACGAAGAGCGCCGAAACAAGGTCGCCACCATCTGGGAAGGCGAGGACGGCAACGTGCGGGAGGTTACGTACCACGAACTCCGCCGGCAGTCGAACCAGGTCGCGAACGCCCTGGAACAGCGCGGCATCGAGACCGGCGATACGGTCGGGCTCTACATGCCGATGGTGCCGGAGGTCGTCTCGATCCTCTATGGCTGTTTCAAGGTCGGCGCGATCGCGGTCCCGATCTTCTCGGGCTTCGGCGTCGACGCTGCGGCGACGCGCATTGCGGATTCGGAGTGCTCCGTCCTCTTCACGGGTGACGGCTTCTACCGCCGCGGCGATCCGGTTTACCTCAAGGGCGCAGCAGACGATGCCATCGAGGAGGCGGGCTACGTCGAGGACACCATCGTCTTCGACCGCCTCGGTGCGAGCGACGACACCAGCGAACACGAGATTCCGTGGGACGACGTCCGCGACCAGTGGTGGGCCGACGCCGTCGATCCGCAGTCCGACGACTACGAGACGAAATCGGTTCCCTCGGGTCAGGAGTCTATGCTGCTGTACTCCTCTGGCACCACCGGCAAGCCGAAGGGGATCGTCCACACCCACGCCGGTGTGCAGGTCCAGTGTGCCAAGGAGGTCTACTTCGGAATGGACCTGAAGCCGTCCGACCGGTTCTTCTGGGTTTCGGACATCGGCTGGATGATGGGGCCGTGGACCCTCATCGGGACCCACACCTTCGGCGGTACTGTCTTCATGTACGAGGGCGCGCCGGACCACCCCGAACCGGACCGCTTCTGGGAGATGATCGACCGCCACAAACTCACCCAGTTCGGTATCTCTCCGACCGCAATTCGCGCCCTGCGAAAGCACGGGGACGAGTGGCTCGAGGGTCACGACCTCTCCTCGCTGCGCATCCTCGGTTCGACCGGCGAACCCTGGGACCCCGAATCCTGGCGCTGGTTCTACGAGCACGTCGGCGGCGGCGACTGTCCGATCATCAACATCTCCGGCGGCACCGAAATCTGTGGCTGCTTCCTGATGCCGATGCCGACCGAATCCCTCAAGCCCTGCACGCTCGGCGGGCCGGGGATCGGGATGGATATCGACATCGTCGACTCGTCGGGCGAGTCCGTCAAAGATGATCACGAACGCGGCTTCCTCGTCGCCCGCGACTCCTGTCCCTCCATGACCAAGTCGCTCTGGTCGGGCGACGAACGCTACCTGAACGAATACTGGTCGACGTTCGAGGAGCCGCCGATGTGGGACCACGGCGACTGGGCCCAGCAAGACGAGGACGGCTTCTGGTTCCTCCACGGCCGCGCCGACGACGCGCTGAACGTCGCCGGCCGGAAGGTCGGCCCCGCCGAAGTCGAGGGCGCGCTCATCGACCACGACGCGGTCAACCAGGCCGCCGCCATCGGCGCGCCGGACGACACCACCGGCACCGCGGTCGTCACCTACGTCATCCTCGAGGACAGCGTCGACGAAACCGACGACCTCCGCGAAGCGCTTCGGGGGCAGGTCGGCGAGGAACTCGGCAAGCCGTTCCGTCCCCGGGAAATCCTGTTCGTCGACGAATTCCCGAAAACGCAATCAGGCAAGATCATTCGCCGCGCTATCGAGGCAACCTACACCGGTGAAGACCTCGGTGACATGAGCAGCATCGAGAACCCGGCCGCACTCGAGGAACTCGAGGACGCACGGTAG
- a CDS encoding SDR family NAD(P)-dependent oxidoreductase: protein MSQQQVAPPSVTRSDIHTIDDDSFTARNVCLVTGAGSGIGRATALAAAGNGLTVAATDIDEDALAETVARRNELDLQGEIEQIVGDLTVDDDIEQIVETAASHGDIKYLANVAGMQHIDAIENFPMDAYDRMHRVMVRAPLYLSKLCLPHFRDTASGDGCVGNMASVHGHYVTSDKVGYNISKFGLRGLTQSIAAEGAGDVRSFSISTGYVQTPLVMDQLEDTAEQRGISVDEVIQDVMLGQSRVTEMMAPIDVGNLFVLGFSELGRHLDGGDLLFDGGMTLTYE from the coding sequence ATGTCACAGCAACAGGTCGCGCCACCGTCGGTAACGCGCTCGGATATCCATACGATCGACGACGACTCGTTCACTGCACGGAACGTCTGTCTCGTTACCGGAGCGGGCTCTGGGATCGGTCGTGCAACCGCACTCGCCGCCGCCGGAAACGGGTTGACCGTCGCGGCGACAGATATCGACGAGGACGCACTCGCGGAAACGGTCGCCCGACGCAACGAACTCGATCTGCAGGGTGAAATCGAGCAAATCGTCGGTGACCTCACGGTCGACGACGACATCGAACAAATCGTCGAGACGGCCGCAAGCCACGGTGACATCAAGTACCTCGCGAACGTCGCCGGAATGCAACACATTGATGCGATCGAAAACTTCCCGATGGATGCCTACGATCGCATGCATCGGGTGATGGTTCGAGCACCGCTGTATCTCTCGAAACTGTGTCTTCCTCACTTCCGTGACACTGCGAGCGGTGATGGCTGTGTGGGGAACATGGCATCGGTCCACGGCCACTACGTCACGAGCGACAAGGTCGGGTACAACATCTCGAAATTCGGGCTACGCGGCCTCACACAGTCGATAGCGGCTGAAGGTGCAGGCGACGTTCGCTCGTTCTCGATCAGCACCGGGTACGTCCAGACGCCGCTCGTGATGGACCAACTCGAGGACACGGCCGAGCAGCGGGGCATCTCGGTCGACGAGGTGATTCAGGACGTGATGCTCGGCCAGTCCCGCGTCACAGAGATGATGGCGCCAATCGACGTCGGCAATCTCTTTGTGCTCGGCTTTTCCGAACTGGGCCGGCATCTGGACGGCGGCGACCTGTTGTTTGATGGGGGCATGACGCTAACGTACGAGTGA
- a CDS encoding helix-turn-helix domain-containing protein translates to MIDLDIDMRQYDCPFIDTTDDVDIAFSAVQWQLDTDDETLETRLIARGDSVGALENGLHTLRNHSNMTDCYVLSKRGNVAQIGTTIEETNAMRTIQRNGGYITGPFQIENGREHWRVGFDSDEDEDHTLAELERHNEFNVEDRDQFGPAALFDLLDNSSSAMRLLEGCRSLTETERETFRIASQNGYYETPRETTLGELADHFGISKTAVSMNLRRSERKILQGALSVLDDIDDESF, encoded by the coding sequence ATGATCGATCTCGATATCGACATGCGGCAGTACGATTGCCCGTTCATCGACACGACCGATGACGTCGATATCGCCTTCTCGGCCGTCCAGTGGCAACTCGACACTGACGACGAAACACTCGAAACACGACTCATTGCACGGGGCGATTCGGTAGGTGCACTCGAGAACGGATTGCACACGCTCCGCAATCACTCGAACATGACCGACTGTTACGTCCTCTCGAAGCGGGGGAACGTCGCCCAGATTGGGACGACCATCGAAGAGACGAACGCGATGCGGACGATCCAGCGAAACGGCGGCTACATTACCGGTCCGTTCCAGATCGAAAACGGCCGCGAACACTGGCGCGTCGGGTTCGACAGTGACGAGGACGAGGACCACACGCTCGCCGAACTCGAGCGACACAACGAGTTCAACGTCGAGGACCGAGATCAGTTCGGCCCGGCGGCACTGTTCGATCTCCTCGATAACTCGAGTAGTGCGATGCGATTGCTCGAGGGCTGTCGGTCACTGACCGAGACTGAACGCGAGACGTTCCGGATCGCGTCACAGAACGGGTACTACGAGACGCCGCGCGAGACGACGCTTGGCGAACTTGCAGATCACTTCGGCATCTCGAAGACGGCGGTTTCGATGAACCTCCGTCGGAGCGAACGGAAGATTCTGCAGGGGGCGCTTTCGGTTCTGGACGATATCGACGACGAGTCGTTCTGA
- a CDS encoding DUF7518 family protein, which produces MSNNRVEQLESTVAELESTVEGLTDELIEAKERIRVLEAELDTETPTRVPERRQNETGTTEIDETPEAAPEEVEEATADADTDAAEDAQSGDEAEDSGSDDIIVA; this is translated from the coding sequence ATGTCGAACAATCGCGTCGAGCAGCTCGAATCGACGGTCGCCGAACTCGAGTCGACCGTAGAGGGACTGACCGACGAACTCATCGAAGCCAAAGAGCGAATTCGCGTTCTCGAGGCCGAACTCGATACGGAGACGCCGACGCGCGTCCCAGAGCGCCGCCAGAACGAGACAGGAACGACCGAGATCGACGAAACGCCTGAAGCTGCACCGGAAGAAGTCGAAGAAGCGACGGCAGACGCCGACACCGACGCGGCGGAAGACGCCCAGTCCGGTGACGAAGCGGAAGACTCAGGTAGCGACGATATTATTGTCGCATAA
- the smc gene encoding chromosome segregation protein SMC — translation MYIKAVVLDKFKSFGRKTKIPFYEDFTVVTGPNGSGKSNIIDAVLFALGLARTRGIRAEKLTDLIYNPGHEDGSDSTGPREAIVEVILDNSDETLSRSQVVNAAGSEDVGDVDEIRIRRRVKETEDNYYSYYYLNDRAVNLSDIQDLLAQAGVTPEGYNVVMQGDVTEIINMTPHARRQIIDEIAGVAEFDAKKEDAFEELEIVEERIDEAELRIEEKRDRLDQLADERRQAMRYRRLRREKEEYEGYKKASELEEKRAELESAEDSVDDLESDLEDLQRELDERQGKVVRLQEDLEDLNAEIERKGEDEQLRIKSEIEEIKGDISRLEDKIEASEEQIEDAESTRREAFVQIDRKQETIEELEDEMREHKLEKAQLKTEIQERKTKRDELEAEIDAVDTEFDELKADLAERKSDLEEAKTEKNDRQREQDRLLDEARRRSNTISEKENTIEERRKELPELENRRSDLERELEKAEKNRANISEVVDDLKTEKRRTQSEMDELDDKIQAKQQEYAELEANAGESGDSSFGRAVTTILNSGINGVHGAVAQLGTVSGEYAVACETAAGGRLANVVVNDDVVGQQCIEHLKSRNAGRATFLPLTDMSQRGLPNAPTDPGVVDFAYNLVDFDDQFAGVFSYVLGDTLVVEDIETARSYMGDYRMVTLDGDLVEKSGAMTGGSRKGSRYSFTGGGEGQLERVAKQITDLQEERESLREDLRSVEERLDDARDRKTDAADEVRSIESELESLDEKRDAIEDEIETLEHELEELREERESVDERMNEIAAEIDEQTQEIEAIEADIDELETELADSKIPELTAEIEELEAEIDDREDTIADLDGKLNELGLEKEYAEDAIEDLHDDIETAQNRKAEHEDRISEHEEAIAEKRETLEAKHEAVEELEAELTELKGERSDLKEELSAARTNRDQQQDRVNAVESKLEDKRERVTSLEWEIESLEAEVGDYDPEDVPDHETVLEMIDLLQADMEAMEPVNMLAIDEYDEVRSDLDELEEGRATLVEEAEGIRDRIEQYETQKKQTFMDAYTAISSHFTEIFEQLSEGTGTLHLEDEDDPFEGGLTMKAQPGDKPIQRLDAMSGGEKSLTALAFIFAIQRHNPAPFYALDEVDAFLDAVNAERIGEMVEELAEQAQFVVVSHRSAMLDRSQRAIGVTMQDDNVSAVTGIDLSEGVPADD, via the coding sequence ATGTATATCAAGGCAGTCGTTCTGGACAAGTTCAAGAGCTTCGGTCGAAAAACGAAGATTCCGTTCTACGAGGATTTCACCGTCGTTACCGGGCCGAATGGCTCGGGCAAGTCGAACATTATCGACGCCGTCCTCTTCGCGCTCGGACTGGCACGGACCCGCGGCATTCGCGCGGAGAAACTGACTGATCTCATCTACAACCCCGGCCACGAGGACGGCTCGGACTCTACCGGGCCACGCGAGGCCATCGTCGAAGTCATCCTCGACAACTCCGACGAGACGCTCTCCCGCTCGCAGGTCGTCAACGCCGCGGGCAGCGAGGACGTCGGCGACGTCGACGAAATCCGAATTCGTCGCCGCGTCAAGGAAACAGAGGACAACTACTACTCCTACTACTACCTGAACGACCGCGCGGTCAATCTCTCCGACATTCAGGATCTGCTCGCACAGGCCGGCGTCACCCCGGAAGGTTACAACGTCGTCATGCAGGGCGACGTGACCGAAATTATCAACATGACGCCCCACGCACGCCGGCAGATCATCGACGAAATCGCCGGCGTCGCCGAGTTCGACGCGAAGAAGGAGGACGCCTTCGAGGAACTCGAGATCGTCGAGGAACGCATCGACGAGGCCGAACTGCGTATCGAGGAGAAACGCGACCGCCTCGACCAGCTCGCAGACGAGCGCCGCCAGGCCATGCGCTACCGGCGGCTCCGCCGCGAGAAGGAGGAGTACGAGGGCTACAAGAAGGCAAGCGAACTCGAGGAGAAACGCGCCGAACTCGAGTCGGCCGAGGATTCGGTCGACGACCTCGAGTCCGATCTCGAAGACCTCCAGCGCGAACTCGACGAGCGCCAGGGGAAAGTCGTCCGGCTACAGGAGGACCTGGAAGATCTGAACGCCGAAATCGAGCGCAAGGGCGAGGACGAACAGCTCCGGATCAAGAGCGAAATCGAGGAGATCAAAGGCGACATCTCCCGACTCGAGGACAAGATCGAGGCCAGCGAGGAACAGATCGAGGACGCCGAATCCACGCGCCGCGAGGCGTTCGTCCAGATCGATCGCAAGCAAGAGACCATCGAGGAACTCGAGGACGAGATGCGCGAGCACAAACTCGAGAAGGCCCAGCTCAAGACGGAAATCCAGGAGCGAAAGACGAAACGGGACGAACTCGAGGCCGAAATCGACGCCGTCGACACCGAGTTCGACGAGCTCAAGGCCGATCTCGCGGAGCGAAAGAGCGACCTCGAGGAGGCAAAAACCGAGAAGAACGACCGCCAGCGCGAGCAAGACCGCCTGCTCGACGAGGCTCGTCGCCGCTCGAACACGATCAGCGAGAAAGAAAATACGATCGAAGAGCGTCGCAAGGAACTACCGGAACTCGAGAACAGACGCAGCGATCTCGAGCGGGAACTCGAGAAGGCCGAGAAGAATCGCGCGAACATCTCGGAAGTCGTCGACGACCTCAAAACGGAGAAGCGCCGCACACAGTCCGAGATGGACGAGCTGGACGACAAAATCCAGGCCAAACAGCAGGAGTACGCCGAACTCGAGGCCAACGCGGGCGAGAGCGGCGACTCCTCGTTCGGTCGCGCGGTGACGACGATCCTGAACTCGGGAATCAACGGCGTTCACGGGGCAGTAGCCCAGCTCGGAACCGTCTCCGGCGAGTACGCCGTGGCCTGTGAGACGGCCGCCGGCGGTCGACTCGCGAACGTCGTCGTCAACGACGACGTGGTCGGCCAGCAGTGTATCGAGCACCTGAAGTCCAGAAACGCGGGTCGGGCGACCTTCCTGCCGCTGACGGACATGAGCCAGCGTGGGCTCCCGAACGCGCCGACCGACCCGGGCGTCGTCGACTTCGCGTACAACCTCGTCGACTTCGACGACCAGTTCGCCGGCGTCTTCTCGTACGTCCTCGGTGACACCCTCGTCGTCGAGGACATCGAAACCGCCCGGTCGTACATGGGCGACTACCGGATGGTCACCCTCGACGGCGACCTGGTCGAGAAGAGTGGCGCGATGACCGGCGGCTCCCGGAAGGGGTCGCGCTACTCGTTCACCGGCGGCGGCGAAGGCCAGTTAGAACGTGTCGCCAAGCAGATTACGGATCTGCAAGAAGAGCGCGAATCGCTCCGTGAGGACCTGCGCAGCGTCGAAGAGCGCCTCGACGACGCCCGCGACCGCAAGACCGACGCCGCAGACGAGGTGCGCTCGATCGAGAGCGAACTCGAGTCCCTCGACGAGAAACGCGACGCTATCGAAGACGAGATCGAGACACTCGAGCACGAACTCGAGGAGCTCCGCGAGGAGCGCGAGTCGGTCGACGAGCGGATGAACGAGATTGCCGCCGAGATCGACGAGCAGACCCAGGAGATCGAGGCCATCGAGGCCGACATCGACGAGCTCGAAACCGAGCTCGCAGATTCGAAGATTCCGGAACTCACCGCAGAGATCGAGGAACTCGAGGCCGAAATCGACGACCGCGAGGACACGATCGCGGATCTCGACGGGAAACTCAACGAACTCGGACTCGAGAAGGAGTACGCAGAAGACGCAATCGAAGACCTCCACGACGACATCGAAACGGCCCAGAACCGGAAGGCCGAGCACGAAGACCGGATTTCGGAGCACGAGGAGGCAATCGCCGAGAAGCGCGAGACACTCGAGGCGAAACACGAGGCCGTCGAGGAGCTCGAGGCCGAACTCACCGAGCTGAAGGGCGAGCGCAGCGACCTCAAAGAGGAACTCTCTGCGGCCCGCACGAACCGCGATCAGCAACAGGACCGCGTCAACGCCGTCGAGAGCAAACTCGAGGACAAACGTGAGCGTGTCACCAGTCTGGAGTGGGAGATCGAGAGCCTCGAAGCCGAGGTCGGCGACTACGACCCCGAGGACGTGCCCGATCACGAGACCGTCCTCGAGATGATCGACCTCCTGCAGGCCGATATGGAGGCGATGGAACCGGTCAACATGCTCGCGATCGACGAGTACGACGAGGTCCGCAGCGATCTCGACGAACTCGAGGAGGGTCGTGCGACACTCGTCGAAGAAGCGGAGGGGATCCGCGACCGGATCGAGCAGTACGAGACCCAGAAGAAGCAGACGTTTATGGACGCCTACACGGCGATCTCCTCGCACTTCACGGAGATTTTCGAGCAGCTTTCGGAGGGGACCGGCACGCTGCATCTCGAGGACGAGGACGACCCGTTCGAGGGTGGGCTAACGATGAAGGCACAGCCGGGTGACAAACCGATTCAGCGCCTGGATGCGATGTCTGGTGGCGAGAAGTCCCTGACCGCGCTGGCGTTCATCTTCGCGATCCAGCGGCACAATCCGGCACCGTTCTACGCGCTGGACGAGGTCGACGCCTTCCTCGATGCGGTCAACGCCGAGCGGATCGGCGAGATGGTCGAGGAACTGGCCGAGCAGGCCCAGTTCGTCGTCGTCTCACACCGCTCGGCGATGCTCGATCGCTCCCAGCGCGCGATTGGGGTGACGATGCAGGACGACAACGTGAGTGCTGTGACGGGGATCGATTTGAGTGAAGGGGTGCCGGCTGATGACTAG
- a CDS encoding segregation and condensation protein A, producing MTREGPEEPKVTQGSSQKPSGERSDPRESEERSSSKSASGNAASRESLRDSEQSNGVRSDSQERTELRTDGGDDIPLQIAGHEDRERPGTASDEEDDNDDGTVLEFAESASSSEPSSAVEEGIGDGDGADGDDEDEVEPVELLVQLAEDGEIDPWDIDVVRVTDKFLAALDDADLRTSGRALFYASVLLRMKSDELFATDEPEEEELPPWEAPFADDGPMGHGGGAPDEDGTPGFDPVEGLEAEMERRLERKHVRGKPETLDELVRELRSAERGTWWKESRSYDTSDSPRGYDRGMQELSYHSGDDFRVDDEPTSDDVTHTTHEEDIETVIDDVEAVLEEHYENGRDEVLYAEIDEEGGSRVMTYLALLFLAHRGRITLEQDELFGDLWVQQATPEAESEEAVAD from the coding sequence ATGACTAGGGAGGGGCCCGAGGAACCGAAGGTGACGCAGGGGTCCTCCCAAAAACCGAGCGGGGAGCGAAGCGACCCGCGAGAGAGCGAGGAACGTAGTTCCTCGAAAAGTGCGAGCGGCAACGCCGCGAGCAGGGAGTCGCTACGCGACTCCGAACAATCGAACGGGGTGCGAAGCGACTCGCAAGAGCGCACGGAACTCCGCACCGACGGCGGCGACGACATCCCCCTCCAGATCGCCGGCCACGAAGACCGGGAGCGACCGGGAACAGCCAGCGACGAAGAAGATGATAATGATGATGGGACGGTACTCGAGTTCGCCGAGTCCGCATCGTCGTCTGAACCGTCGTCTGCGGTGGAAGAGGGAATTGGCGACGGGGATGGCGCGGACGGCGACGACGAAGACGAGGTCGAACCCGTCGAACTCCTCGTACAGCTCGCCGAGGACGGCGAAATCGACCCCTGGGACATCGACGTTGTCCGGGTGACGGACAAGTTCCTGGCGGCGCTCGACGACGCCGACCTGCGGACCTCCGGTCGGGCGCTGTTCTACGCGAGCGTTCTGCTGCGGATGAAAAGTGACGAGTTGTTCGCGACGGACGAGCCCGAGGAAGAGGAACTGCCGCCGTGGGAGGCTCCGTTCGCCGACGACGGGCCGATGGGCCACGGTGGTGGCGCGCCCGACGAGGACGGCACACCCGGGTTCGACCCCGTCGAAGGCCTCGAAGCCGAGATGGAGCGCCGACTCGAGCGCAAGCACGTCCGCGGAAAGCCAGAGACGCTCGACGAACTGGTTCGGGAACTCCGTAGCGCAGAGCGTGGCACCTGGTGGAAGGAATCTCGCAGCTACGACACGAGCGATTCCCCACGGGGCTACGACCGCGGGATGCAGGAACTGAGCTACCACTCGGGCGATGACTTCCGGGTCGACGACGAGCCGACGAGCGACGACGTGACGCATACGACCCACGAGGAGGACATCGAGACGGTGATCGACGACGTCGAAGCCGTACTCGAGGAACACTACGAGAACGGACGTGATGAAGTGCTGTACGCTGAAATCGACGAAGAAGGTGGCTCGCGTGTGATGACCTATCTCGCGTTGCTCTTTCTGGCCCACCGCGGTCGCATCACGCTCGAACAGGACGAACTGTTCGGTGACCTCTGGGTTCAGCAGGCGACACCCGAGGCAGAGTCCGAAGAAGCGGTTGCAGATTGA
- the mtnP gene encoding S-methyl-5'-thioadenosine phosphorylase yields MTIGVIGGSGIYEALPLENTRTESVSTPYGEPSEDVTLGELAGNEVAFLPRHGEDHQHTPTDAQYRANIYALKSVGVDRVISTNAVGSLREDLPPQTLVVPDQTFDRTKHRSPTFFGDGIVVHMGFAEPYCPAMVDHLASAAEAATDAETKTEQGGTYVCIEGPQYSTRAESEFYRDQGWDVVGMTTIPEAKLAREAELSYATIAGITDYDVWKQDSEVTLEEVLENAAANQESINAVIEAAIRTMPEDFESDAWSALEGTINTPTEAIPDETRERVDLLVGEYLE; encoded by the coding sequence ATGACTATCGGCGTCATCGGCGGCAGCGGCATCTACGAGGCACTGCCACTCGAGAACACCCGCACCGAATCGGTCTCGACTCCCTACGGCGAGCCGAGCGAAGACGTAACGCTCGGCGAACTCGCCGGCAACGAGGTCGCATTCTTGCCGCGCCACGGCGAGGACCACCAGCACACGCCGACGGATGCACAGTACCGCGCGAACATCTACGCGCTCAAGTCTGTCGGCGTCGATCGCGTCATCTCGACGAACGCGGTCGGGAGTCTGCGCGAGGACCTGCCGCCACAGACGCTCGTCGTTCCGGACCAGACGTTCGACCGGACGAAACACCGCTCTCCGACGTTCTTCGGTGATGGCATCGTCGTCCACATGGGCTTTGCCGAACCGTACTGTCCCGCAATGGTCGACCACCTCGCGTCTGCGGCTGAGGCGGCGACCGACGCGGAAACAAAAACCGAACAGGGCGGCACCTACGTCTGCATCGAGGGCCCACAGTACTCGACGCGCGCCGAGAGCGAGTTTTACCGCGACCAGGGCTGGGATGTCGTCGGCATGACGACGATTCCGGAGGCCAAACTCGCCCGCGAGGCCGAACTGAGCTACGCGACCATCGCAGGCATCACCGACTACGACGTCTGGAAGCAAGATAGCGAGGTCACACTCGAGGAGGTACTCGAGAACGCTGCGGCCAACCAGGAGTCGATCAACGCGGTGATCGAAGCAGCGATCCGGACGATGCCCGAGGATTTCGAGAGCGACGCCTGGAGTGCACTCGAGGGGACGATCAACACGCCGACGGAGGCGATTCCGGACGAAACGCGCGAGCGGGTCGACCTGCTGGTTGGCGAGTATCTGGAGTGA